The following nucleotide sequence is from Schistocerca serialis cubense isolate TAMUIC-IGC-003099 chromosome 4, iqSchSeri2.2, whole genome shotgun sequence.
TAAATGACTGAGACTTTGAAACGTATTGAGAGGATATGTACAGGGCTTATTGGTTGTACGTTGAGAATCGTTTTGCGTTTATTACCTACCTCAGTTAACACTCGTGAGCTTATTGCTGGAGAAGAGGGCCCAGTGGGGGGCAGTGCTAGAAGCACGTGCCTCTGTGACGTAACCGGCTGGCGGCCTCCCAGAGCCCCCCAGCACCGCCGCCACGCCCCTCAGGCGTCGTATAAAAGAGGCTCCGTACACCCACCACCCATCGTTCCGTCCACCAGCACGCCGACGACATGTACAAGGTAGGTCTGGTGCTCAAAAGATAGTCCTTATTTCTAACGTCCGTTACACAATTGCCATTACGTCGGCCTCATACGATTAGTGTCCAGAAAGTTTGTATACTTGCCTAGAAACCCACATGTGGTGAATGTGGTCTTCTGTGTTTTCCGATGTAATCCATATGTAATCCAGTGCACTGTTTCCATCTACGCAACAACTtgtagcggccggccgcggtggccgtgcggttctaggcgctgcagtccggaaccgcgggactgctacggtcgcaggtttgaatcctgcctcggtcatggatgtgtgtgatgtctttaggttagttaggtttaagtagttctaagtgctagggtactgatggcctaagatgttaagtcccatagtgctcagagccatttgaacaacttgtaGTTGTCAAACGGAAGATACTTTGTAAACGGGACATCTAAGTAAGGCGTCACATAAATTGTCTCACTGCTTTTCCTCAGCAAGCATTTTGCTAGAAAGATAACTTTTTGATTTGAAGCTTCACTAAAAGTTTCTATGAACTAGGTTTGGGATTTAAGGAAGATGCGAATGGCATCAACTATAATCCGCGAGGTGTGGCTGGAGTGTCAACAAACCTCAGGCCATCTATCCTTAATATGTCACGAGCTTGAGCAAACAATTTGTAATGAACAGATCAATTGTCATAGGTCTCGTATCATTTGATTTGTTTGACTAGTTTGTCTCATCCGACGTGACTGTCCTAAGATTTTCATTGCCTTGGTGACAACACATTAGAGGTTTAAAGCACAGCTCGGCAACATCAGTTACCTGCTTTTTATACAACTGTATACCAAATATCTGCAATTAAGGttactacttgtttttttttcaaaaaattaaattaaattgaaTCGTATCTTGCATATTAAAAGAGTTACAGGAACGAGATCAATCAAAATGTTCCGAGAGCTAATTTAAGCCTCCAGCGCGATCCCAGTAGGGGATTTCTATTTACTCGCTTACTGATTtgcaaatgttttaaatatttgtctgcTACGTACAGGTCAAGGTAgacagtaaaatttattttatatattacgTATTACTCCGTAATTCCATTTGATAACTTCTTTTAAAGAGATAGTAATTTTCAGCAAATTTATTAATTGCTTAGATAAATATGTGAGAAAACTCGCATCTGATGTGTGATTTTTTCCAGCAAATTTATTAATTGCTTAGATAAATATGTGAGAAAACTCGCATCTCATGTGTGAGATTAGTCAATAGACTACCAGTGGTGATTTATCTGCACATTAATTACAATTGTCGCTGTGTACTCTGCATACAATGTCTCTGCTTGCTGGAGAATTTCTCTTTACAGGTATCAACAGCAGTATATTATTCGCATAGAAATAAATAATTCACACACACTCGCTATAGCAGAAGTGTGTTACATACTTTCTGACATAATATAAAACAGTAAATGCTTCCATCAGAGGATATTTGCAAAATTTTAGAACACACTTTTGTTTTTATCATCGAGGCAATATAATTGCTACTACTCTGGTCCGAACGTCCAGCGTCGAGATGGCAAGCCTATAAATTTCAGGTACCGATGAAACAGTCGTGTTAAGCCTATGCAGCACTATGTAGACCAGTGAGCAGCCCACAGTGCCCGGTGGTACAGTAGACAAATATTACCATAGTGAAATTATATAAACGGTACAaagacgaatgggaaatcatttTAGCGACGATACGGGACGAAAAGAACGAAATCCACGGATTCTGAGCACAGATTATTACGACTCGGCGCGTGGAAACGATTATCTAGGATTATCAGTAAGAAAAACAGTCTAGGTTGCAAATGACAGCAGGAGTTTAGTTAATGTTTCGCCTTTTTGATGCGTCTTCAGAATTTGTTTGTGTGCGTACAAAAGTTTTGGCTGTGTATCAGCAGTGTATTACCTCCAGTTCCAATAAAGCTTTTGCTGACGTTTGCAAACTAGACTGTTTTTCTTACAGAAAATATATCTCTAAAGTTGCAGCACCATAGCCATGGAGTGGGAGGATTTAAACGATCATCTAGGAAACGATGAAGCTATTTGGCTGTTCGGCTGCTGTTGTCGTAATTATCTATGGAATCTGGTTCAGTACAATGAAACCACCGATACGTAACTATGTATTAGGCGTTCATGCCCTATCACTGAACATATCGGAGGTTTGCTCTCTCTTTAAAGCAGAACAGGCCGCATCGGCGGCAGACCTGACAACAGAACGGTCTGCCTATGCAGAAACAAGTATTTACGAGGACACGGCAAGGtgcatattgttgaacatggaaatcCGCAGTCCAAGACACCTACGTGTAACCATGTTGCTCCAACAACATTGCAAATTAAGTTTGGAGTGTGCACAGTGTCGTCGGTATTGTACCATGGATCAACAGAACGTGTCGCCTAATCAAAAGAATCACGTTTTTTGTTACGCCACATCGATGATCGTGTCCGGAAACGCCATGAACCAGGCGACTGACTCTTCGAAAGATGCAGTGCGCCACGGTGAGTGCAACATTATGCTATGGACGACGTTCACCAGGGTTTCTACAGGACCAGTGGtagggacctatggtagtaaccgAAGGTACCATGGCtgttgtggactacgtgaacgttattgcGAACCGTCTGCGTCCCTTCACAACTGATCTCCTCCCCGACGATGATGGTATCTCCCAGCAGAATAACTACTCGTATCACAGGACCAGAACAGTGCTACACTCGTTTGAGGAGCGCGATAATAGTCATGACGTCTGGGCCAACGAATAGTCATGACGTCTGTGCCACCTAATTTAACTGATATTATACTTACGAGACGTTATGAGGAACCATCTCCGTGCCCAACAATCACCGGTCTCTAAATCGCGGGAATTGCATGAGGGGTAGTACATACCTCCGAAAACCTACGCGAGTCTTGCCGTACGCATGAGACACAGAATCGCTAATCTATTGCGTACCAAAGGTGGATCCACGcgctgttaaacaggtggtcataattttccggctcatcagtgaatttcttcaatgGTTTACTCTATTTTCAGTTGCCTAATAAATGATATTTAGGTGCCGTGTGATTGCAGAAATGCAAATTGGCCTGCCTGTTTACAGCTTTACTGCATCACACAGATCACGTTCCATGTGTTACCGCAGTTTATAGCCTACGAGAATATTCTGCTTCTTAAAACGAGTGTCGCTCACCTCACATTCCCCATATCCAGCTTATTTCAGTTGTGTAGGATGTAGCATTAGGACTCTACGTGTGGTGACTTTTGCACGTAAATAAACAGAGTGGCCGAAAGCTATGGTGAAGGTTTTTCCATATCAAGATGTGCCGTGTACGACGCGAAAATGTTCTAGCTAGAAAAGGCTTATAGAGCGATTGTAGACACGGTATCTGAGCGGGCTGTCAAAGGCAGGAGCGTTGTGAATATGCCAGCAAGTCGCAACTTGAACGTGGGGTATTGGCCTTTGCAAGACGATAGGGTCACAGAATGTAGATTACACAAAACTTTTTGATTTCCAACCGAACAGTatgcagggaggggggagggggggggaccttcagtatttcaaagacAATGTTTCCACGCGCTTAACTCGGCGCAGACGACCACAAGACTGAGACGAACAGACATCGCATCGCTTCCGCAGAGCAATGCGGGAAGGCAGATTATCAACTATGAGTCTGCTCGAGGCTGATTTGAATGTGGGGCGTCAGAAACACATTCCTACCAAGACTGTAAGTTCCAAAAGGCTACGACAGACATCACATCTAGACCCCCTCCATTTTCTTTGGGGAGTCACTGTGTTACACTATCCTGCGTTTCGTAGACCAGTACCGAACTCCATTTCCACACATACCTGAATGTTTTCTAACTAACGTCTCTCGATCAAAGAAATTTAGGCACAAATCTGAAAACACGacgctaatgttattcaatctacacccataatacactgaagcgccaaagaaactgctataggcgtgcgtattcaaatacagagatacgtaaagaggTAGAAGACGGTACAgccgtcggcagcgcctatataagacaagaagtgtctggcgcagttgttggatcggttactgctgctacaaaggcgaGTTATCAAGATTAAggcgagtctgaacgtggtgtatagtcggcgcacgagcgatgggacacagcatctccgaagtagcgatgaagtggggattttctcgtacgagcatttcacgagtgtaccgtgaatatcagaaatccggaaaacatcaaatctccgacattactgCGACCGGaaggaagatcctgcaagaacgggaccaacgatgactgaagataatcgatcaacgtgacagaagtgcaacgtttccgcgaattgctgcagatttaagtgcttgtccatcaacaagtgttagcaggcgaagaattcaacgaaacatcgtcgatatgggctttcggagcctaaggtccactcgtgtacaattcatgactgcatgacacaaagcttcacgtctcGCATGGGctggtcaacaccgacattggactgttgatggctggaaagatATTGCCTGATCGggcgtttcgtttcaaattgtaaggaGCGGATGGACAtctgcgggtatggagacaacctcatgagtccatggaccctgcttgtcagcagggcacGCTGAGGCtgctgaaggctctgtaatggagtagggtgtgtgcagttggagtgacatgggacccttgataggtctagatacgactctgataggtgacacgtacgtaagcatcctgtcagattacctgcatccattcatgaccatagGCATTCCGAAGGacgtgggcaattctagcaggtaATGGGAACCCCACATGTcctgaattgttacagagtggctccacaaaCACTCGCCTGAGTTGAAACAGTTCCGGTGGCCACCGCGCTTCCCCGACATgagcgttattgagcatatctgggatgccttgcgacgtgctgttcagaagagatctccaccccttaatactcttacggatttatggatgacCCTCAAGGATTGactgtgtcatttccctccagcactacttcagacattggtcgagtcaaTGCcgcgacgtgttgcggcacttctgcgtgctcgcgggagccgtacatggtattaggcaggtgtaccagtttttttggctcttcagtgtattatttccaAACGTCCTGTAAATGGTCCGTAGGATACGACCTCCTAAAAACACATGTACTGAAGAAGTCGCAAATTTGGTGTATTTGTGTCCCACTATGAGGGATAGATTGCTTGAGTGATCACTGACCTTAGCTGTTCCACACTATTTCTGCAGGAGCAGTTACTTTACTGTCTTGCGTTATTCACGCTCTTCATGATAATTTTTTCCTGTTTCACTAAGTGTTAATGTGTTTTCGCCGTCATGTTACGTGCATAAATAGAGAAAGCAGTAACGAACCGGATTGCCTACCACAGGTTTCAGTTCCGCAATTACCGTAAATTAATCAAGCAGAAGAACTGCCCAATTTTCTTGCTAACTAAAAACTACAAATATTATTAGTGGTTCCGGTTCTAAGCTTCTTTAATACGTAGTTGTTACTGCGGTGTTTCACACTGTGGGACAAAAATAGTTGTCACGTTGTCACCCGTCGAAAGCGTAGCGTCCAAATAAATTTAAATTGTCTCTTACTGCTTCACGATAAGGTAGAAGGGAGCTTTAAGGAAGACAATGAAGCACAAGGATCAAGAAAATGACTTAAAAGGCATATCAGATGCTTAACAACTCATTTTGAAAAGGGAGATGGAATTTTATCTTTGCACATGAAACAGTATTCCCTTATACCAATTTTTCTACAGCTGATTTCAAAATCGTCAGATAGAAAATCGATTGCAAATTTCAATGGATGAAAAATTCCTGCTTGTGTGTGGCCCAGTCTTGGTGAAAAATCTTAGAGTACTTCACCCATTACAGTGGCTATCATTCATCTGGATGAAGACATGTGTTTTGTGTTCTAGTTAAACACATTATGCACTGATATTACTGGCAGTACTCATAACAAGATCCTGCTACGAGGAAATCTAAGAATCACCGGAATCACGACTCTTACAAAATGTCCGAAAACTGTGGTGGATGTATAAAACTTCATAAACATGTAAGCATTGACTGACGTCATAGTGCAAATCTGCAGTTAGCATTTCGTACCTGTTACAGGATATTCGGCCTGTAATAAGATtttacatttcagtatttgctaaAGCTCTGTCCGAACTAATCTTGAAAATTCAACGGTACCGgctgaccgctgtgtcatcctcagccaatatgCATCATCGGATGCAAATATAGAGGGGAATGTACTCACCACACCGCTCTGCCGACCGTTGTCAGCTTTTGTGACTGGAAATCTTTTGTTAACACCAATAAAAAAGTGAACACCACTTACAACATGCACCCATTCCCCAAGTGACACCGGTTTCAATGTATTGGCAAAGAAATCAATAACAAACAAAGCTGGTTCAGTTACTTGAACACTCACATTCCGCATGTAGCTTGGAAAATTGAAATGTACACGAGATAAAGCATGCTCCACTTCAAACAATTCACCTACCCCCTCCATTTCAGCTGAGTGAATTGACTGATAGCTAGCTAAATAACGTCAGGTCTTCTCTGCCAACGCTAGTCGACAGACTCCCTGtaaactgaaacacgtatgtacttGCATGTCCTGAGAGAAAAGACAACTTCGAGACCCATCAAACCGTACTTTTCTTTCAGCTCGTTCTGGTCCTGGCCGCAGCCGCCTGCTGCGTGAGCGCCGCCCCCAAGGCTGGCCTCGCCCCCCTGGCCTACTCCGCCCCCCTGGTGGCCGCCGCCCCCGCGGCCTACGCTGCCCCCGCGCCGGCTGTCGTGACGGCGCACAGCTCGCAGTACATCGCGCAGAACTTCAACGGACTCGCcgtggccgccgccgcccccgtcgtCGCCGCCGCCCCTGCAGTTGCTGCGGCATACCATGCCACCCCCGCCGTGTATTTCAGATAAACAGTTACTATCAACCACTTTATACGGAAAAATAAAGTCATTTTAACTGCAAGCGTCTTGTTCATGTTATTGCTTTTGTAAATATTCATTCGTCCTACTTCCTCCACAGTCTCTACAACAAATATGGTTATTTCACAAGTTACTAAAAGCATCACCTGTTGAATACCATCGTTATTATCCTGCAATGCTTTGTACATATCTCTGTGTAATTGGCTCACCATTCTGATTTGCTGTTCAGAAATTCTAATTAATGATAGAGAGATTTGCCAAAAGTAGCTCTTAGGTAACACTTCAAAAGAGAACAGAAACGTATCATCTGAAGACCAAATTTCTTTTCCTGAACACTCTTCTGTTTGCTTCTTTAAACAGTCAGTTTACTTATTTCCTTTGTCACCCACTTCTCAGTTACCTGCTTCGTAGGTCTCTTTATCTGGCCAatttctgtgactgctctttttagacatgtaGATACCTGTACAACTGAAATGTCTACTGCGGTATGCATCATGGCAATATATACAGCCTCAGAGAATCTTAACCGCACGCCATCCCTTCTTAGTCCTTAGCATTCCATCTATACACTTTGTTTCATCCTGAAAATTTGCGAGGAAGCAAGCGCTTATCGGTGCGTTTGGTGTGACGAGTGAGATTTTCCTCCGTCGCTCGGCGAAGGTCAAGACGGAAGCGCCTTATGCATGCTATGAACAGAGCGAACAAAGAGGTTAACCAGTAATCTCAcgtaaaattaaatgtttaaatattcTTACAAAACTTGTCAAGATTATGTAAAACTATGCCAATGTCGAAAGTTTTGAGTCCCAGTATGACCTGATAATTAGTTTCgtcaaaaattcagtttttcgaAATTTATGAATCCTGTAATATTAAACTTTGTACATTTGGAATTAGGTTCAGTTCATCCCACAATTAAATGGTAGGAATTTTCATGGGGCTACCTCCTCTAGCTTTTTAATTATTAACTAAAAACATATATAAAAACGACTTAAATTAAACTCTTTTAGTACATAACATTCAACGCTAAAATGACAACAGTATATTTGACACAAGTAATAATGAAACAGTTCAGACTTTCATTATGATATTGCACTTCAACAgagacacaaaaataaataaagatatagtTCAGAGGCCACTATCTACATTCGGTTTCGTTTGGAAAACAGTCCATAGTTTTACTTTGAGAAAAATTATGACCGTTGTAGGTCTTCAACAAAcaatgatgaaatactgaaattctgACGTCAAAAAAGTTTCTGCGTGAGGTCAGTTGCTGTTGCTGGAAGTAACTTAGAAGGGACGCAAGCACCGAGACCGACGTGTCTGCACTAAGGAGGTTTCTCGATCGTCTTTAGTCATACGGAATGTACGTTACGCTATAGAATATGCACTGATTGCGTTCGTGTCGGTGTCCGCTTAAGGCTCGGATGGCATTAATGACGAATGACGTGATTTTTCTTCTCTCGATCGAATGAGATTTCACGTATATCTTGTGAAACTGTGTGAAAGTGAACATACTTCAACAATAACTTAACTGGAAAGTCCGTGTATCGTTTCCGATGTTCTGTTTCGTGTGCCGCCTACTACATAACAGAAAACTGCGTAGCAAGTGTCTGAGATTATTCTCCACCGTTGAGGCGAGCAATTAGCTTAATGTATTCAAAAACAAAGAGTAAGTATCGTTTCTGAACTGTCCAGTCTAAGTATGAtagaataattattaattattaattcttGTGCGAGGGAACTTTTGTCAGACTATACTACTCAGTTAAACTATAGTAGACTTTTATTTCTCGTTGGGGTTCCTGACCTCTCTGCCTTGTTCTCAGAGTCTTAGAACATTTGATTTTCCTTTTCGCGAGCTGAACAGCGCATCTGTGAACTGAAGACTACTAACAGTGCGTTTTCCATCGCTTTCTGCCTGTTCACACATGTTTTCCAGGCCCTTGTAAAAGGGGGTGTATTCAAAAATCGCACAAGGCTACCAAAAATTTCCGCTTTCAAAATTGATAACATAAAGCCAACTAATTTTTAGTCGCAGCCCCAAAAAACTCCCTTGAAGTTAAACCTACTCTTCACCATCACTAAATTGTGAACTGAGGCTTCTGAGTTGCCGTACTAACTAATATCTAACTTTGGAATATATCTCTCGCCATAATTAATGTTCAGGCCTTATCCAAGTACACATGCTTCTTTTATGTATATCATTCACGTAAcaggacaaaaaaaatggctctgagcactatgggacttaacatctgaggtcatcagtcccctagaactttaaactacttaaacctaactaacctaaggacatcacacacatccatgcccaaggcaggattcgaacctgcgaccgtagcggtcacgcggtttcagactgttggcctagaaccgcacggccacaccggccggccgtaacaGGACAATGGGAGAGCAATAGCACAAACAGCTGATAAGCTCATCCATCCGAGTTACTGGCAAGAATAATACACCGAACAACGGAAAAGAAAAATGAGCATTGACGATGAGTTTGACATTAGGaacggtaaaggcatcagagagagagagagagagagagagagagtgctggcGTTGTGCCTGACAACAAACGTAAGACTTAAGAGAAATTAACACACGTCCACAGTATCTGTTGACCTAGCaagagcattcgacaatgtaaaatggtgcaggatgctGGTAATTCTCGGAAAATTTAGTGTATGCTGTAGTGAAGAACAGGAAATAGGCAGTATGTGAAAGAACTAAAAAGGAAAAATAAGCACGTAAGACCAAAATAGAAGTGCTCGGATAAAGAAAAGCCTAAAGCACAGATGAAGCCTTTCTCTCTTACTGGTCGATATGTGCAAGGAAGAATGAACGACGGAAAAGAAGATTCTGGAGTGGGAACTGAATCAAagtaagaaagttcaaatggttcaaatggctctgagcactatgggacttaacatctatggtcatcagtcccctagaacttagaactgcttaaacctaactgacctaaggacatcacacaacacccagccatcacgaagcggagaaaatccctgaccccgccgggaatcgaacccgcacgACCAGGAGATGCGGGCAAAGTAAGAAAgtgttaatgataagattcgctgatgacattgctttcttcAGTGAAATTGGTAGACGAACTGTGGTTAATTATTTAATTCAGAAATGAACGAAAAATGTAGTATCAGAATAGAAAAAAACGTATTAGACTACATCAAGACATTATACCAAGC
It contains:
- the LOC126475238 gene encoding cuticle protein 16.5-like, producing the protein MYKLVLVLAAAACCVSAAPKAGLAPLAYSAPLVAAAPAAYAAPAPAVVTAHSSQYIAQNFNGLAVAAAAPVVAAAPAVAAAYHATPAVYFR